A stretch of the Sorangium aterium genome encodes the following:
- a CDS encoding efflux RND transporter periplasmic adaptor subunit: protein MSDQLSSDLASLRIQRDVDPDRRSPLRTALVAAVVLAAVAGAAAFALPRAQSAIFKTEVTTTEVALVSPAQASISVTSTGYVVPQVVSKVGAKIPGRIARVHVKEGDVVKQGDLLVELEDADQKSLVAAAQAKVAAARARAAASRASILEVEQQVARERLLVERQVTGRASMEDLTARMHSLTQSAAAADAEVKATAADVESLRVTLADRRIIAPINGTIMSKPPEVGEVVGLELPHFVEIADFSSLVVETDVPETRLYLVEPGKPCEVVLDAYPSKRHRCTTLEIGKRVNRAKATIPVKVKFVGEPKEALPEMSARVSFLAEALSEEAMKEPPKRVVPESAVVERLGAKVVFVVNEGQVKMVPIKVGGPAPGGLELLDGPAPGARLVARPAADLADGQKVKEREKGSE, encoded by the coding sequence GTGTCCGACCAGCTCAGCTCGGATCTCGCATCGCTCCGGATCCAGCGGGACGTCGATCCCGATCGGCGGAGCCCGCTCCGCACCGCCCTCGTCGCCGCGGTCGTGCTCGCGGCCGTCGCCGGCGCCGCCGCGTTCGCCCTGCCCAGGGCGCAGAGCGCGATCTTCAAGACCGAGGTCACCACCACCGAGGTCGCGCTGGTCTCGCCGGCGCAGGCGTCGATCTCCGTGACGTCGACCGGGTATGTGGTCCCGCAGGTCGTGTCCAAGGTCGGCGCCAAGATCCCCGGCCGCATCGCGCGGGTGCACGTCAAGGAAGGCGACGTGGTGAAGCAGGGCGACCTGCTCGTGGAGCTCGAAGACGCCGACCAGAAGAGCCTCGTGGCCGCGGCCCAGGCCAAGGTCGCAGCGGCGCGGGCGCGCGCCGCGGCTTCCCGCGCGAGCATCCTCGAGGTGGAGCAGCAGGTCGCGCGGGAGCGGCTGCTGGTCGAGCGCCAGGTGACCGGCCGCGCGTCGATGGAGGACCTGACCGCGCGCATGCACTCGCTCACCCAGTCGGCGGCGGCGGCCGACGCCGAGGTCAAGGCCACGGCGGCCGACGTCGAGAGCCTCCGGGTCACGCTGGCCGACCGGAGGATCATCGCGCCGATCAACGGCACGATCATGTCGAAGCCGCCCGAGGTCGGGGAGGTCGTCGGCCTCGAGCTGCCGCACTTCGTCGAGATCGCCGACTTCTCGTCGCTCGTCGTCGAGACCGATGTCCCGGAGACGCGCCTCTACCTCGTCGAGCCCGGCAAGCCGTGCGAGGTCGTCCTCGACGCGTATCCCTCGAAGCGCCACCGCTGCACGACGCTCGAGATCGGCAAGCGGGTGAACCGCGCCAAGGCGACCATCCCGGTGAAGGTGAAGTTCGTCGGAGAGCCGAAGGAGGCGCTCCCGGAGATGAGCGCGCGCGTCAGCTTCCTCGCCGAGGCGCTGTCCGAGGAGGCGATGAAGGAGCCGCCGAAGCGCGTCGTGCCCGAGTCCGCGGTGGTCGAGCGGCTCGGCGCCAAGGTGGTGTTCGTTGTCAACGAGGGTCAGGTGAAGATGGTGCCCATCAAGGTGGGCGGCCCCGCGCCCGGCGGGCTCGAGCTGCTCGACGGCCCGGCCCCGGGGGCGCGCCTCGTGGCGAGGCCGGCGGCCGACCTCGCGGACGGTCAGAAGGTCAAAGAGAGGGAAAAGGGGAGCGAATGA
- a CDS encoding putative glycoside hydrolase, translating into MPTITKAVYVSFAAGRSVDRLNRLSSLVQRTELNSLVIDIRSEEGALLFERDEVTRVQLGALRDAGIYLIARLVAFKGGPRGWHDPGSQPRWREIAEISLRAYDVGFDEVNYDYVRYGAAREPRSRTPIEERAPTIRAFFEFLRAEVGNAASRPISADVFGFTLLGPQDGIGQRLEDAVELFDYVMPMPYPSHWGPGSFGFANPAHHPYEILHASLSAGWRRVAALPGRIGVLRSWIQAFDLDSSRPMQRYEYTPWHIREQIRAIDDAGCAGYAAWNPRSHYDESAFVGAPPDTV; encoded by the coding sequence ATGCCCACGATCACCAAGGCGGTTTACGTGAGCTTCGCGGCGGGGAGGAGCGTGGACCGGCTGAATCGGCTCTCCTCCCTGGTCCAGCGGACAGAGCTGAACTCCCTGGTGATCGATATCCGATCGGAGGAGGGCGCGCTCCTCTTCGAGCGGGACGAGGTGACAAGGGTCCAGCTGGGCGCCCTGCGCGACGCCGGCATCTACCTCATCGCCCGGCTCGTCGCGTTCAAGGGCGGCCCGCGGGGCTGGCACGACCCCGGGTCGCAGCCGCGATGGCGGGAGATCGCGGAGATCTCGCTCCGCGCGTACGACGTCGGCTTCGACGAGGTAAACTACGATTACGTGCGCTACGGCGCGGCGCGCGAGCCGCGGTCGCGGACGCCGATCGAGGAGAGGGCGCCGACGATCCGCGCTTTCTTCGAGTTTCTCCGCGCGGAGGTCGGCAATGCGGCGTCTCGCCCGATCTCCGCGGATGTCTTCGGGTTCACGCTGCTCGGGCCGCAGGACGGGATAGGCCAGCGGCTGGAGGACGCCGTGGAGCTCTTCGACTACGTGATGCCGATGCCGTACCCGTCGCACTGGGGCCCTGGCAGCTTCGGGTTCGCGAACCCTGCGCATCACCCCTACGAGATCCTGCACGCGTCGCTCTCGGCCGGCTGGCGCAGGGTAGCGGCGCTGCCCGGGCGCATCGGGGTGCTGCGCAGCTGGATCCAGGCGTTCGATCTGGACAGCTCGCGCCCCATGCAGCGCTACGAGTACACGCCGTGGCACATCCGGGAGCAGATCCGAGCGATCGACGACGCCGGCTGCGCGGGCTACGCGGCCTGGAACCCCCGCAGCCATTACGACGAGAGCGCGTTCGTCGGCGCGCCGCCGGACACGGTGTGA
- a CDS encoding ABC transporter permease, with protein sequence MIPVAYNVRNLVVRKTTTLATASGLGLVVFVFASVLMLANSVERTLGRTARDDVAIVMRKGSDAEMVSSIEEQQIGVILASAEVAKRQDGKPDGVGEVIAVILLEKLGTDGISNVQVRGVPDDVLAFRPQVKIIEGRPAQPGTDEVIVGKAISGRFKGLSIGESFELRKNRPVKVVGVFEDGGSSSESEVWADLHTTRSAFGREGSVSAVRARLTSASKFDAFEASIEQNRNLGLEVMRESVYYEKQSEGTSIFIKVMGVLIAVFFSIGAMIGAMITMHSSIANRQREIGTLRALGFSRFSILLSFLIESVLLALAGGALGVLAALGMRFVRFSTVNFASWSEVVFTFEPTPGILVTSVAIAAVMGLLGGFFPALRAARISPIQAMRG encoded by the coding sequence ATGATCCCCGTCGCCTACAACGTTCGAAATCTGGTGGTGCGCAAGACGACGACCCTCGCGACGGCGTCCGGGCTCGGCCTCGTTGTGTTCGTGTTCGCGTCGGTGCTGATGCTCGCGAACAGCGTGGAGCGCACCCTGGGGCGCACCGCGCGGGACGACGTCGCGATCGTGATGCGGAAGGGCTCCGACGCCGAGATGGTGAGCAGCATCGAGGAGCAGCAGATCGGCGTGATCCTCGCGAGCGCCGAGGTCGCGAAGCGGCAGGACGGCAAGCCGGACGGGGTGGGGGAGGTGATCGCGGTCATCCTCCTCGAGAAGCTCGGCACGGACGGCATCTCCAACGTCCAGGTGCGCGGGGTGCCCGACGACGTGCTCGCGTTCCGCCCGCAGGTGAAGATCATCGAGGGCCGGCCGGCGCAGCCGGGCACGGACGAGGTGATCGTGGGCAAGGCGATCAGCGGCCGCTTCAAGGGCCTGTCGATCGGCGAGTCGTTCGAGCTGCGAAAGAACCGGCCGGTGAAGGTCGTTGGGGTGTTCGAGGACGGCGGCTCCTCGTCGGAGTCCGAGGTCTGGGCCGACCTGCACACGACGCGCTCGGCGTTCGGCCGCGAGGGGAGCGTCTCCGCGGTGCGGGCGCGGCTCACCTCGGCCAGCAAGTTCGACGCGTTCGAGGCGTCGATCGAGCAGAACCGGAACCTCGGGCTCGAGGTGATGCGCGAGAGCGTCTATTACGAGAAGCAGTCCGAGGGGACGAGCATCTTCATCAAGGTGATGGGCGTGCTCATCGCTGTGTTCTTCTCGATCGGCGCCATGATCGGCGCGATGATCACGATGCACTCGTCGATCGCCAACCGGCAGCGCGAGATAGGCACGCTGCGGGCGCTCGGCTTCTCGCGGTTCAGCATCCTCCTGTCGTTCCTCATCGAGTCGGTCCTCCTCGCGCTGGCGGGCGGGGCGCTCGGCGTGCTCGCCGCGCTCGGCATGAGGTTCGTGCGCTTCTCGACCGTCAATTTCGCGAGCTGGTCGGAGGTCGTGTTCACGTTCGAGCCGACGCCCGGGATCCTGGTGACGTCGGTGGCGATCGCGGCGGTGATGGGCCTGCTCGGCGGGTTTTTCCCGGCGCTCCGCGCTGCGCGGATCAGCCCGATCCAGGCGATGCGGGGGTGA
- a CDS encoding ABC transporter ATP-binding protein: MTEGYRDGKPKPIVELQGVGKSYFRDKEPIVVLDNITLDVPEGSYEALMGPSGSGKSTLLNLIAGLDRPTRGTARVAGQDLTRMSDGELARFRSRTMGFIFQAYNLMPVLTAVENVELPLLLTNLSASERRKRAQTALRVVGLEERMGHYPRQLSGGQEQRVAIARAIVNDPTIIVADEPTGDLDRKSADEILALLEKLNKEFKKTILMVTHDPQAAERATVTRRLDKGNLS, encoded by the coding sequence ATGACCGAGGGGTATCGCGACGGGAAGCCGAAGCCCATTGTCGAGCTGCAGGGGGTCGGCAAGAGCTATTTCCGCGACAAGGAGCCGATCGTGGTGCTCGACAACATCACGCTCGACGTCCCCGAGGGGTCGTACGAGGCGCTGATGGGGCCCTCGGGCTCGGGCAAGTCGACGCTGCTGAACCTGATCGCCGGGCTCGATCGCCCGACGCGCGGCACGGCGCGCGTGGCGGGGCAGGACCTCACGCGGATGAGCGACGGCGAGCTGGCGCGCTTCCGCTCCAGGACGATGGGCTTCATCTTCCAGGCCTACAACCTGATGCCGGTGCTCACCGCGGTCGAGAACGTCGAGCTGCCGCTCCTGCTCACGAACCTCTCGGCGTCCGAGCGGCGGAAGCGCGCGCAGACGGCCCTGCGCGTCGTCGGGCTCGAGGAGCGGATGGGCCACTATCCCCGGCAGCTCTCCGGCGGCCAGGAGCAGCGGGTCGCGATCGCGCGGGCGATCGTGAACGACCCGACGATCATCGTGGCGGACGAGCCGACCGGCGATCTCGATCGCAAGAGCGCCGACGAGATCCTTGCCCTCCTGGAGAAGCTCAACAAGGAGTTCAAGAAGACCATCCTGATGGTCACGCACGACCCGCAGGCCGCCGAGCGCGCCACGGTGACGCGCCGGCTCGACAAGGGGAACCTGTCATGA
- a CDS encoding monooxygenase, whose amino-acid sequence MKQHDERPSRRTTRTTILLLHARGLAASVPLLALSLGCAAQEAETEQEPTFWQDVAPITASKCTACHQEGGLAPFRLDDYISAKARAGAIDDAVRGGHMPPFLVKHDGSCGDFKDDETLTAEELDVIHRWATGARAEGDRAGAPPTPPVPTLEGGVDYMTPPITPVVDPADPLAAHDEWRCFPVDPGLDADRFITGYQVTPGVRSIVHHVTVYRVTPSEASLAEGKTNQDVMTELDDASPDRPGWECFGGPADELPFQPLFAWAPGQDVVEFPGGTGAPVSAKDVFVVQVHYNIHDDHAGASAEDSTRLRLRYEDTVERRAVFVGDDGFMTTLFEPDGPDTLPPGQQDAAYTWRRTRAELALDPALPSIEVLGVMPHMHERGRTFDLRVGSGTQESCIARVDDWDVHWQGVYWYRMRPLLDPSSSLEVTCTFDTRDAEAPVLPGWGTQNEMCNLNLLVALPMTQ is encoded by the coding sequence TTGAAACAGCACGACGAGAGGCCATCGAGGCGAACGACGCGAACGACGATCCTGCTCCTCCACGCGCGCGGCCTCGCCGCCTCCGTGCCGCTCCTCGCGCTTTCCCTCGGATGCGCGGCGCAGGAGGCGGAGACGGAGCAGGAGCCGACGTTCTGGCAGGACGTCGCGCCGATAACGGCGTCCAAGTGCACCGCGTGTCATCAGGAGGGCGGGCTCGCGCCCTTCCGCCTCGACGACTACATCTCGGCGAAGGCGCGCGCCGGCGCGATCGACGACGCGGTGCGGGGCGGCCATATGCCCCCTTTCCTTGTGAAGCACGACGGCTCGTGCGGCGACTTCAAGGACGACGAGACGCTCACCGCCGAGGAGCTCGACGTCATCCATCGCTGGGCGACAGGGGCGCGCGCCGAGGGCGATCGCGCGGGCGCGCCGCCCACCCCGCCCGTGCCCACGCTCGAGGGCGGGGTCGACTACATGACGCCGCCGATCACCCCCGTGGTCGACCCCGCCGATCCCCTCGCGGCCCACGACGAGTGGAGGTGCTTCCCCGTGGACCCGGGCCTCGACGCGGACCGCTTCATCACCGGATATCAGGTGACGCCCGGGGTCCGGTCCATCGTTCATCACGTCACGGTCTATCGGGTGACCCCCTCGGAGGCGTCGCTGGCGGAGGGCAAGACGAACCAGGACGTGATGACGGAGCTCGACGATGCCTCGCCGGACCGGCCCGGCTGGGAGTGCTTCGGCGGACCGGCCGACGAGCTGCCGTTCCAGCCGCTGTTCGCCTGGGCGCCCGGGCAGGATGTTGTCGAGTTCCCCGGCGGCACCGGGGCGCCGGTCTCCGCGAAGGACGTCTTCGTCGTCCAGGTGCATTACAACATCCATGACGACCACGCGGGCGCCTCCGCCGAGGACTCGACGCGCCTCCGGCTCCGCTACGAGGACACCGTGGAGCGGCGCGCCGTGTTCGTCGGGGACGACGGCTTCATGACGACCCTCTTCGAGCCGGACGGCCCGGACACGCTGCCGCCCGGCCAGCAGGACGCCGCCTACACATGGCGCAGGACGCGGGCGGAGCTCGCGCTCGACCCGGCGCTGCCCTCGATCGAGGTTCTCGGCGTGATGCCGCACATGCACGAGCGCGGGCGCACCTTCGACCTGCGCGTGGGGTCGGGGACGCAGGAAAGCTGCATCGCGCGCGTGGACGACTGGGACGTCCACTGGCAGGGCGTCTATTGGTATCGCATGCGGCCGCTGCTCGACCCGAGCTCCTCGCTCGAGGTGACATGCACCTTCGACACGCGCGACGCCGAGGCCCCGGTGCTGCCGGGGTGGGGCACGCAGAACGAGATGTGCAACCTGAACCTCCTGGTCGCGCTGCCGATGACACAGTGA
- a CDS encoding ABC transporter permease translates to MNLVSVAARNVLRNKFRTLLTVIGAAVAVLAFVLLRTVLSAWNVAADYAAKDRIATRHKISFILPLPKRYMDTVREVPGVTEGSFMSWFGAKDPRDANNFFASMAVESKTFFKVYDEMVVSPEDMERWLGDRKGAIVGDVLATRLKVKPGDTVTLEGTIYPGNWQFNVSGIYTATRKSIDRSQFIFHYDYLNESLPERQRDQIGWMTARIDDPSRSADISAAIDKIFDEKDVQTATMSERAMNLSFMAMMSAVLTALNVVSIIILLIMMMILGNTIAMGVRERSREYGVLRALGFEPKHVRIFIIGEAATIGLLAGFIGLVISYPIVELGLGRWLEENMGSMFPYFRIEPATMVMAVLLSMGLSLAASLLPAHNASKLSVTDALRRVA, encoded by the coding sequence ATGAACCTCGTCTCCGTCGCCGCCAGGAACGTCCTTCGCAACAAGTTCAGGACGCTGCTGACCGTGATCGGCGCGGCGGTGGCGGTGCTCGCGTTCGTGCTCCTCCGGACGGTGCTCTCGGCGTGGAACGTCGCCGCCGACTACGCCGCGAAGGACCGGATCGCGACGCGGCACAAGATCTCGTTCATCCTCCCGTTGCCGAAGCGCTACATGGACACCGTCCGCGAGGTCCCCGGCGTGACGGAGGGGTCCTTCATGAGCTGGTTCGGCGCCAAGGACCCGCGCGACGCCAACAATTTCTTCGCCTCGATGGCCGTCGAGTCGAAGACCTTCTTCAAGGTCTACGACGAGATGGTCGTCTCGCCCGAGGACATGGAGCGGTGGCTGGGCGACAGGAAGGGCGCCATCGTGGGCGACGTCCTCGCGACCCGGCTCAAGGTGAAGCCGGGCGACACGGTGACGCTGGAGGGGACGATCTACCCCGGAAACTGGCAGTTCAACGTCTCGGGGATCTACACGGCCACGCGCAAGTCGATCGACAGGTCGCAGTTCATCTTTCACTACGACTACCTGAACGAGTCGCTCCCCGAGCGGCAGCGCGACCAGATCGGCTGGATGACCGCCCGGATCGACGACCCGTCGCGGAGCGCGGACATCAGCGCGGCGATCGACAAGATCTTCGACGAGAAGGACGTCCAGACGGCGACGATGAGCGAGCGGGCGATGAACCTCTCGTTCATGGCGATGATGTCGGCCGTGCTGACGGCGCTCAACGTCGTGTCCATCATCATCCTTCTCATCATGATGATGATCCTCGGCAACACGATCGCCATGGGCGTCCGGGAGCGGTCGCGGGAGTACGGCGTGCTGCGCGCGCTCGGGTTCGAGCCGAAGCACGTGAGGATCTTCATCATCGGCGAGGCCGCGACCATCGGGCTGCTCGCGGGGTTCATCGGGCTCGTCATCTCGTATCCGATCGTCGAGCTCGGGCTGGGCCGATGGCTGGAGGAGAACATGGGCTCCATGTTCCCTTACTTCCGGATCGAGCCTGCGACGATGGTCATGGCGGTGCTGCTCTCGATGGGGCTGTCGCTCGCCGCGTCGCTCCTCCCGGCGCACAACGCCTCGAAACTCTCGGTCACCGACGCGCTCCGGCGCGTGGCGTGA
- a CDS encoding TetR/AcrR family transcriptional regulator, with product MRSLELLWGVRKRPSRGPRPGLSLDQIVRAAIELADGEGLSALSMQRVAGKLGFTTMSLYRYVPGKAELLDLMLDTAAGELPLVDSVPGGWRAKLEAAALADWALYHRHPWFLHVTPVRPVMGPNGMAAYDAELRAVCGIGLTPREVLSAVHLVDGYVRGAARLSVDAVEAEQETGVTDEQWWSERAYFWDKLFDPGRHPTMAKLMRSGAFDDHPFTEDVFLFGLQRVLDGIEALVRSRSGQCDESPETSRPPARAGDETPGDAPRRDEGPTCAQCGREIAQPATGRPRAYCSRACQQRAYRARNASDGR from the coding sequence GTGCGCAGCCTCGAGCTCCTCTGGGGGGTCAGGAAGCGGCCGAGCCGGGGGCCCAGGCCCGGCCTGAGCCTCGATCAGATCGTGCGGGCCGCGATCGAGCTCGCCGACGGCGAGGGGCTCTCGGCGCTCTCGATGCAGCGGGTCGCCGGGAAGCTCGGGTTCACCACGATGTCGCTGTACAGGTACGTGCCGGGCAAGGCCGAGCTCCTGGATCTCATGCTGGACACCGCGGCGGGGGAGCTGCCCCTCGTGGACAGCGTCCCCGGGGGATGGCGGGCCAAGCTCGAGGCGGCGGCGCTCGCCGACTGGGCGCTCTACCACCGCCACCCGTGGTTCTTGCACGTGACGCCGGTGCGCCCCGTGATGGGGCCGAACGGGATGGCGGCGTACGACGCGGAGCTCCGCGCGGTCTGCGGGATCGGCCTCACCCCCCGCGAGGTGCTCTCCGCCGTCCACCTCGTTGACGGGTACGTCCGAGGCGCGGCGAGGCTCTCGGTGGACGCGGTCGAGGCCGAGCAGGAGACCGGCGTCACCGACGAGCAGTGGTGGTCCGAGCGCGCGTACTTCTGGGACAAGCTCTTCGACCCGGGGCGCCACCCGACGATGGCGAAGCTGATGCGCTCGGGCGCGTTCGACGACCACCCGTTCACGGAGGACGTGTTCCTGTTCGGCCTCCAGCGCGTGCTCGACGGCATCGAGGCGCTCGTCCGGTCGCGCTCCGGTCAGTGTGACGAAAGTCCCGAAACGTCACGACCCCCGGCGCGCGCTGGTGACGAAACTCCCGGCGACGCCCCCCGGCGTGACGAGGGGCCGACGTGCGCGCAGTGCGGCCGCGAGATCGCCCAGCCTGCCACGGGGCGGCCGCGGGCTTACTGCTCGCGGGCGTGCCAGCAGCGCGCTTACCGGGCGCGCAACGCGTCCGACGGGCGGTGA